TCTGCCCTTACCACTGAAAAATTTGGAAGGCTCATAAAGTTTTCCTTCATGTAATTATTTGTAGAATCAATTTTTGAGAATTCAATGATCGATGTAAAATAATTTCCTGACACTGTTTTATTCATACAATCACCCTACACTATTAAGTTAGTATAAAACCGCAATTTGGAACTGGGTATTCTTATCTTACGTTATACACATTTTTGTCATACAACTACAAGACGATCTTTTTATTATGAACCAATGGCAAAAGTCAATTCAGCAATACAAGCTATTTCACCATTTACACTAGCAGTTGCCTTTCCAATTCCAATAGGACCTTTTACCTTTATTAACTCAGTCTCAAGTGTAAGTACATCACCTGGTATTACTTTGCGTTTAAATTTGGCATTCTTAATCCCACCGAAGTATGCAATTTTACCCTTGTTTTCCTCTTTTGATAAGATTGCTACTGCTCCTACTTGAGCGAGTGCCTCTATTATTAAAACACCAGGCATTACATGTTCTTCAGGAAAATGCCCCATGAACTGCATTTCATTAGCACTAATACATTTCGTTCCTTTTGCTCGAACTCCCTCTTCTAGTTCATCGATGCGATCAACTAATAAAAATGGATATCGATGAGGAATAATTTTTTGTATGTCGTTACTATTTAAAACCATTATTTCACCTACTCATATTTTTTAAATACAACAGATGCATTATGTCCACCAAAACCTAAT
The Haloplasma contractile SSD-17B DNA segment above includes these coding regions:
- the fabZ gene encoding 3-hydroxyacyl-ACP dehydratase FabZ, translating into MVLNSNDIQKIIPHRYPFLLVDRIDELEEGVRAKGTKCISANEMQFMGHFPEEHVMPGVLIIEALAQVGAVAILSKEENKGKIAYFGGIKNAKFKRKVIPGDVLTLETELIKVKGPIGIGKATASVNGEIACIAELTFAIGS